A stretch of the Pan paniscus chromosome 2, NHGRI_mPanPan1-v2.0_pri, whole genome shotgun sequence genome encodes the following:
- the LOC129397509 gene encoding putative uncharacterized protein FLJ44672, translated as MQPRETAVPAEAAMWEAEAGPPQIGLSRATSSLPASSPGPALPPGCVSRPDSGLPTTSLDSAPAQLPAALVGPPLPEAKLPRPSSGLTVASPGSAPALRWQGRWAPLGPAWASRRPLQAQIVLKSASPGPAPASRRPLQAQVVVKSAWNWAWKSSKSAFPGPAPSSRRPLQVQNFLESASPGPAPPASQWPLSAQTSSWLLAAFPGPAFDFWWPLQAQNLTSSGPLQARPPASRRPAWAWTHSGLSMPS; from the coding sequence CAGAGGCCgccatgtgggaggctgaggctgggcctCCTCAAATCGGCCTCTCCAGAGCCACTTCCAGCCTCCCGGcgtcctctccgggcccagctcttcctcccggctgTGTCTCCAGGCCTGACTCTGGCCTCCCAACAACGTCTTTGgactcagctcctgcccagctcccagcggCCCTGGTAGGCCCACCACTTCCcgaagccaagctccccaggcccagctcaggcctcacggtggcctctccaggctcagctcctgccctccgatggcaaggtcggtgggctcctctaggcccagcttgggcctcccggcggcctctgcaggcccaaatCGTCCTGAagtcggcctctccaggcccagctccggcctcccggcggcctctgcaggcccaagtcgtCGTCAAGTCGGCCTGGAATTGGGCCTGGAAGAGCAGCAAGTCGGCCTTCCCGGGCCCAGCTCCGTCCTCTcggcggcctctccaggtgcaaaacttcctcgagtcagcctctccaggcccagctcctcctgcctcccagtggcctctttcagcCCAGACCAGCTCATGGCTCTTggcggccttcccaggccccgcttttgacttttggtggcctcttcaggcccagaacTTGACCTCCAGTGGGCCTTTGCAGGCCCGGCCTCCTGCCTCTCGAAGGCCTGCATGGGCCTGGACTCACAGCGGac